Proteins co-encoded in one Nematostella vectensis chromosome 15, jaNemVect1.1, whole genome shotgun sequence genomic window:
- the LOC125560623 gene encoding uncharacterized protein LOC125560623, whose translation MVVSDKSWQSMVVSDKSWQSMVVSDKSWQSMVVSDKSWQSMVVSDKSWQSMVVSDKSWQSTVVSDKSWQSMVVSDKSWQSMVVSDKSWQSMIVSDKSWQSMVVSDKSWQSMVVSDKSWQSMVVSDKSWQSMVVSDKSWQSMVVSDKSWQSMVVSDKSWQSMVVSDKTWQSMVVSDKTWQSMVVSDKSWQSMVVSDKTWQSMVVSDKSWQSMVVSDKSWQSMIVSDKSWQSMVVSDKS comes from the coding sequence atggtagtgaGTGACAAGTCATGGCAATCCATGGTAGTGAGTGACAAGTCATGGCAATCCATGGTAGTGAGTgacaagtcatggcagtccatggtagtgaGTGACAAGTCATGGCAATCCATGGTAGTGAGTGACAAGTCATGGCAATCCATGGTAGTGAGTGACAAGTCATGGCAATCCACAGTAGTGAGTgacaagtcatggcagtccatggtagtgaGTGACAAGTCATGGCAATCCATGGTAGTGAGTgacaagtcatggcagtccatgatAGTGAGTGACAAGTCATGGCAATCCATGGTAGTGAGTGACAAGTCATGGCAATCCATGGTAGTGAGTGACAAGTCATGGCAATCCATGGTAGTGAGTgacaagtcatggcagtccatggtagtgagtgacaagtcatggcagtccatggtagtgagtgacaagtcatggcagtccatggtagtgagtgacaagtcatggcagtccatggtagtgaGTGACAAgacatggcagtccatggtagtgaGTGACAAgacatggcagtccatggtagtgaGTGACAAGTCATGGCAATCCATGGTAGTGAGTGACAAGACATGGCAATCCATGGTAGTGAGTGACAAGTCATGGCAATCCATGGTAGTGAGTgacaagtcatggcagtccatgatAGTGAGTGACAAGTCATGGCAATCCATGGTAGTGAGTGACAAGTCATGA